The sequence CGAACTCCTCCAGCAGGAGGGCATCTTCGCGGGCGTCTCCACCGGCGCCGCCCTCCACGCGGCGATCGGCGTCGGGAAGAAGGCGGTCAAGGCGGGGGAGAGCGCCGACATCGTCTTCGTCGTGGCGGACGGCGGCTGGAAGTACCTGTCGACGGGCGTCTACACGGCCGAGACGACGGAAGCCGCGATCGAAACCCTCCAGGGCCAGCTCTGGGCCTGAGCCCTTGAGCGCGATCCTCTGAGCCCTGCGGCGACGGGGGAGCGGGGCCCGGGGCAGCGCCCCGCAAGGGCCCCGCCCCTCACCCCGCCCCCAGCTTCCGTACGCGCTCCCACAGCCCGGGATCGACCGCCCCCACCCTCCGCCGGAACGCGTCGACCCGCACCTCGCGCAGCTCGTCCGTCTCCAGGAAGCTCCGCCGCCCCTGCCGGTCCCCGACCGTCCCGGCCGGCAACGCGATCACCCCGGGCCGCTCCTCGTGGTGCTTGCTGGTGATCTTCGCGACCACCGCCGTACGCCCCGCGCCCCGCCCCCGTACCGAGATCACCAGACACGGCCGGTCCTTCGACCCGGGCCCGTCCTCGTACGGCACATCGGCCCACCACACCTCGCCCGCCCGCGGCCCCCGCCCATCCGGCCGCGAAGGACGCGAGGGACGGGACGGCCGGGACGGCGGCCGGGACGACCCCGCCGGCCGCCGTCCCGGCCGCCGGGACCGGGGCCCCCGGTCCGACCGGCCCCGGCCGTCCACCACCGCGGCGACGAGCGCGAGCAGAACCACGGCGACCAGCGCCACCCACCAGAACGTGTTCATCCCCCGACCGTACCGGCGGGCGCGGCACGCCCCCGAGGGCCCGGCCGTGGACGCGCTTCCATCGAACCGGTGACAGAGCAGGTGAGTTCCCCCACAACGGAGGGCAGCGGAGGAGCGACGTGGAGTTTCGCGCCTTACGCTCGACGAACCGCAAAACCGATCCCGCAGGAACCACCACCAGGCTCCGGCGGACTCGCCCGAACCCTCCCCGTTCCCGCGCCCCGGAGGTTCACGCTCCATGAAGCTCACCGTCGTCGGCTGCTCCGGCTCGTTCCCCTCCAAGGGTTCGGCATGCTCGAGCTACCTCGTAGAGGCCGACGGCTTCCGGCTGCTCCTCGACATGGGCAACGGCGCCCTCGGCGAGCTGCAGCGCCACGTCGGTCTCTACGACCTCGACGCGATCTTCCTCAGCCACC is a genomic window of Streptomyces sp. YPW6 containing:
- a CDS encoding type II toxin-antitoxin system PemK/MazF family toxin → MNTFWWVALVAVVLLALVAAVVDGRGRSDRGPRSRRPGRRPAGSSRPPSRPSRPSRPSRPDGRGPRAGEVWWADVPYEDGPGSKDRPCLVISVRGRGAGRTAVVAKITSKHHEERPGVIALPAGTVGDRQGRRSFLETDELREVRVDAFRRRVGAVDPGLWERVRKLGAG